The following are encoded together in the Desulfovibrio aminophilus genome:
- a CDS encoding AraC family transcriptional regulator, with protein sequence MAGKQPVFIRAEQAPGLALVRGVGLSGSLPRHVHASWCFGTVEQGRRVLGLGGVEHEAVGGDVLVLVPGQVHSLRQDGPCAFAMFSLEPGAARAALGAVLAPGSAAPRFRSPVLRDPALFEGLLRLAAAVRSHASSLEVQALLLESLARLVSHGDTTPAPARACSEAVTRARRLLEERFSENIGLPELAGECGADPWSLCRAFSAEVGLPPHAFQSHLRVARAKELLAHGATPAEAALASGFFDQSHLHRHFVRLVGLTPGRFAAAFR encoded by the coding sequence ATGGCAGGAAAGCAGCCCGTCTTCATCCGCGCCGAACAGGCGCCCGGGCTGGCCCTGGTGCGCGGGGTGGGCCTGAGCGGAAGCCTGCCCCGCCACGTGCATGCCTCCTGGTGCTTCGGCACGGTGGAGCAGGGACGCCGCGTGCTCGGCCTGGGCGGCGTCGAGCACGAGGCCGTGGGCGGCGACGTGCTCGTGCTGGTCCCCGGGCAGGTGCACTCCCTGCGCCAGGACGGCCCCTGCGCCTTCGCCATGTTCAGCCTGGAGCCCGGTGCTGCGCGCGCGGCCCTGGGCGCGGTGCTGGCCCCGGGCTCGGCCGCGCCGCGTTTCCGCTCCCCGGTGCTGCGCGATCCCGCGCTCTTCGAGGGCCTGCTCCGGTTGGCGGCGGCCGTGCGTTCGCACGCCTCCAGCCTGGAGGTCCAGGCCCTGCTGCTGGAGTCCTTGGCGCGGCTCGTGTCCCACGGCGACACGACTCCGGCCCCGGCTCGGGCCTGCTCCGAGGCCGTGACCCGCGCGCGGCGGTTGCTCGAGGAGCGCTTCAGCGAGAACATCGGTCTGCCCGAGCTGGCCGGGGAATGCGGCGCGGACCCGTGGTCCCTGTGCCGCGCCTTCTCGGCGGAAGTGGGCCTGCCGCCGCACGCCTTCCAGAGCCATCTGCGCGTGGCCCGCGCCAAGGAATTGCTGGCCCACGGCGCGACTCCGGCCGAGGCCGCGCTGGCTTCGGGCTTCTTCGACCAGAGTCATCTGCATCGCCATTTCGTGCGCCTGGTGGGGCTGACGCCCGGGCGCTTCGCCGCCGCCTTCCGCTGA
- the uvrA gene encoding excinuclease ABC subunit UvrA, protein MRNHDLPGRAIHIEGARHHNLKDLTLDIPRDRLVVVCGPSGSGKSTLAFDIVYAEGQRRYVESLSAYARQFLPQMDKPQVDKVEGLSPAISLEQQTATRNPRSTVGTVTEVYDFLRVFFARLGRFHCPSCGRPIEAQTSDRIVDEIMAMPEGVKFLLLAPMVQHQKGTHKELFAKLKREGFSRARVNGEVVLLDDAPELDKKKKHSIDLVVDRLVLKPEIRKRLADSVELALRHGEESCSVAVVDGGERFFSTLSTCPQCRISMPRLTPQLFSFNSPQGACPACSGLGSVDYFEPDLLAPNKGLSLAGGAVIPWKNRRVLDRHVEVLRRVGRRLGFDLDTPLERYAPESLAALFFGSPGDGWPGVVHLLEQGESLSPIWRDELSRFRQSRPCPACSGARLRPESLAVRVDGLNIFEYCSLSIARALEWLDARVFHGPDNLIAEPLLKELKHRLGFMANVGLDYLSLSRNMSTLSGGEAQRIRLASQLGSGLVGVTYVLDEPSIGLHPRDNQRLLDTLRSLQGRGNTVLVVEHDEATIKNADHVIELGPGSGWLGGEIVFQGPVDDLMRAESLTAKYLRGDLAIEKPESRRPARGYLKVKGARTNNLKDVSLDIPLGALVCFTGVSGSGKSSLVVDTLYKHLALARGVKVDQPGLVAGFEGAEAVERIISIDQTPIGRTPRSNPATYTKVFDEIRDIFAGSKEAKVRGYSPGRFSFNVRGGRCETCQGDGQIRVEMHFLPDVYVTCENCKGLRYNAQTLEVAYRGKNIAEVLDMTVRQAKEFFANHPALLRRLSVLEEVGLEYLRLGQPATTLSGGEAQRIKISRELGKRSLPGTLYILDEPTTGLHMHEVGKLIRVLQKLVDKGATVVVIEHNTDVIMASDWVFDLGPGGGEAGGRIVARGTPEEIMDDPDSVTGRFLY, encoded by the coding sequence ATGCGCAACCACGACCTCCCCGGCCGCGCCATCCATATCGAGGGCGCCCGCCACCACAATCTCAAGGACCTGACCCTGGACATTCCACGCGACCGCCTGGTGGTGGTCTGCGGTCCCTCGGGCTCGGGCAAGTCCACCCTGGCCTTCGACATCGTCTACGCCGAGGGCCAGCGCCGCTATGTGGAATCCCTCTCGGCCTACGCCCGGCAGTTCCTGCCCCAGATGGACAAGCCCCAGGTGGACAAGGTCGAGGGCCTCTCGCCCGCCATTTCGCTGGAGCAGCAGACCGCCACGCGCAACCCGCGCTCCACCGTGGGCACCGTCACCGAGGTCTACGACTTCCTGCGCGTGTTCTTCGCCCGCCTGGGCCGCTTCCACTGTCCCTCCTGCGGCAGGCCCATCGAGGCCCAGACCTCGGACCGCATCGTGGACGAGATCATGGCCATGCCCGAGGGCGTGAAGTTCCTTCTCCTGGCCCCGATGGTGCAGCACCAGAAGGGCACGCACAAGGAGCTCTTCGCCAAGCTCAAGCGCGAAGGCTTCTCCCGCGCCCGGGTGAACGGCGAGGTCGTGCTCCTGGACGACGCGCCCGAGCTGGACAAGAAAAAGAAGCACAGCATCGACCTGGTGGTGGACCGGCTCGTGCTCAAGCCCGAGATCCGCAAGCGCCTGGCCGACTCCGTGGAGCTGGCCCTGCGCCACGGCGAGGAGTCCTGTTCCGTGGCCGTGGTGGACGGCGGGGAGCGCTTCTTCAGCACCCTCTCCACCTGCCCCCAGTGCCGCATCTCCATGCCCCGGCTCACGCCCCAGCTTTTTTCCTTCAACAGCCCCCAGGGCGCGTGCCCGGCCTGCTCGGGCCTGGGCAGCGTGGACTATTTCGAGCCCGACCTGCTGGCCCCGAACAAGGGCCTGTCGCTCGCGGGCGGCGCGGTCATCCCCTGGAAGAACCGCCGCGTCCTGGACCGCCATGTCGAGGTGCTCCGCAGGGTCGGCCGCCGCCTGGGCTTCGACCTGGACACGCCCCTGGAGCGCTACGCGCCCGAGTCCCTGGCGGCCCTGTTCTTCGGCTCGCCCGGGGACGGCTGGCCCGGGGTGGTGCATCTGCTCGAACAGGGCGAGAGCCTGAGCCCCATCTGGCGCGACGAACTCTCGCGTTTCCGCCAGAGCCGCCCCTGCCCGGCCTGCAGCGGCGCGCGGCTGCGTCCCGAGTCCCTGGCCGTGCGCGTGGACGGGCTGAACATCTTCGAGTACTGCTCCCTGTCCATCGCCCGCGCCCTGGAGTGGCTGGACGCGCGCGTGTTCCACGGCCCGGACAACCTCATCGCCGAGCCCCTGCTCAAGGAACTCAAGCACCGCCTGGGCTTCATGGCCAACGTGGGCCTGGACTACCTGAGCCTGTCGCGGAACATGTCCACGCTCTCCGGCGGCGAGGCCCAGCGCATCCGGCTGGCCTCGCAGCTCGGCTCGGGCCTGGTGGGCGTGACCTACGTGCTGGACGAGCCCTCCATCGGCCTGCACCCGCGCGACAACCAGCGCCTGCTGGACACCTTGCGCAGCCTCCAGGGCCGGGGCAACACCGTGCTCGTGGTGGAGCACGACGAGGCGACCATCAAGAACGCGGACCACGTCATCGAACTGGGTCCCGGCTCGGGCTGGCTCGGCGGGGAGATCGTCTTCCAGGGTCCGGTGGACGACCTCATGCGCGCCGAGAGCCTCACGGCGAAATACCTGCGCGGCGACCTGGCCATCGAGAAGCCCGAGTCGCGCCGCCCGGCGCGCGGCTACCTGAAGGTCAAGGGCGCGCGCACGAACAACCTCAAGGACGTGAGCCTGGACATCCCCCTGGGCGCGCTGGTCTGCTTCACCGGCGTCTCGGGCTCGGGCAAGTCCAGCCTCGTGGTGGACACCCTCTACAAGCACCTGGCCTTGGCCCGGGGCGTGAAGGTGGACCAGCCCGGCCTGGTGGCGGGCTTCGAGGGGGCCGAGGCCGTGGAGCGGATCATCTCCATCGACCAGACGCCCATCGGCCGCACCCCGCGCTCCAACCCGGCCACCTACACCAAGGTCTTCGACGAGATCCGCGACATCTTCGCCGGGAGCAAGGAGGCCAAGGTGCGCGGCTACTCTCCGGGCCGCTTCAGCTTCAACGTGCGCGGCGGCCGCTGCGAGACCTGCCAGGGCGACGGCCAGATCCGCGTGGAGATGCACTTCCTGCCCGACGTCTACGTCACCTGCGAAAACTGCAAGGGGCTGCGCTACAACGCCCAAACCCTGGAGGTCGCCTACCGGGGCAAGAACATCGCCGAGGTCCTGGACATGACCGTGCGTCAGGCCAAGGAGTTCTTCGCCAACCATCCGGCCCTGCTGCGGCGGCTCTCGGTGCTGGAGGAGGTGGGTCTGGAGTACCTGCGCCTGGGCCAGCCCGCCACCACGCTTTCCGGCGGCGAGGCCCAGCGGATCAAGATTTCCCGCGAACTGGGCAAGCGCAGCCTGCCCGGCACCCTGTACATCCTCGACGAGCCGACCACGGGTCTGCACATGCACGAGGTGGGCAAGCTCATCCGCGTGCTCCAGAAGCTCGTGGACAAGGGCGCGACCGTGGTGGTCATCGAGCACAACACGGACGTGATCATGGCCTCGGACTGGGTCTTCGACCTGGGCCCGGGCGGAGGCGAGGCCGGAGGCCGCATCGTGGCCCGGGGCACGCCCGAGGAGATCATGGACGACCCGGACTCCGTGACCGGCCGATTCCTCTATTGA
- a CDS encoding TetR/AcrR family transcriptional regulator, which yields MANKDRAILLAAQELFGRKGYAGTTMKMIADQAGVAFGLVSHYFGTKEELFLAAGFDMVDSVLAAVRPELAKAENGLAAVRAFVGSYLGFTLEHKATFPVLIRCSPFSDVETLVDRKRISAKFAEIFTAIEDALARGMADGSVRELPVKATALFIFSNILGAVRTYFLTPFHLPGLFEETVEYVLRSIARPQEA from the coding sequence GTGGCGAACAAGGACAGGGCCATTCTTCTCGCGGCCCAGGAGCTTTTCGGCCGCAAGGGCTACGCCGGGACCACCATGAAGATGATCGCGGACCAGGCCGGGGTGGCCTTCGGCCTCGTCTCGCACTATTTCGGGACCAAGGAGGAGCTGTTCCTGGCCGCCGGTTTCGACATGGTGGACAGCGTCCTGGCCGCGGTGCGGCCGGAACTGGCCAAGGCCGAGAACGGCCTGGCGGCCGTGCGGGCCTTCGTGGGCTCGTACCTGGGCTTCACCCTGGAGCACAAGGCCACCTTCCCGGTGCTCATCCGCTGCTCGCCCTTCAGCGACGTGGAGACCCTGGTGGACCGCAAGCGCATTTCGGCCAAGTTCGCGGAGATCTTCACGGCCATCGAGGACGCCCTGGCGCGCGGCATGGCCGACGGCAGCGTACGCGAACTGCCGGTGAAGGCCACGGCCCTGTTCATCTTCTCCAACATCCTGGGCGCGGTGCGGACCTATTTCCTGACGCCCTTCCACCTTCCCGGACTCTTCGAGGAGACCGTGGAATACGTGCTGCGCAGCATCGCGCGGCCCCAGGAGGCCTGA
- a CDS encoding M48 family metallopeptidase, giving the protein MNTVPPFSLRESRRARHVILRAVPGLGLEVVVPPGFDRRELPRILDGKRSWIERALRGLPADAAAPGALPELPERVDLPAVGLSYSVHVLEAPGRARLTENAGRLLLRGGDEAGRLAALRAWVQAKAREVLGPWLRELALETGLHPSGLRVRNQRGRWGSCSRAGIISLNCKLLFLSRDMAELVLVHELCHLRQMNHSARFWALVEGFRPGGRTRERGLRQAFRSLPPWLGQ; this is encoded by the coding sequence ATGAACACGGTGCCCCCCTTCAGCCTGCGGGAATCCCGCCGGGCGCGCCACGTCATCCTGCGCGCGGTTCCGGGCCTCGGCCTGGAGGTGGTCGTGCCCCCCGGCTTCGACCGCCGCGAGCTGCCGCGCATCCTGGACGGCAAGCGCTCCTGGATAGAACGCGCCCTGCGCGGCCTGCCCGCCGACGCCGCCGCCCCGGGCGCCCTCCCGGAGCTGCCCGAGCGCGTGGACCTGCCCGCCGTGGGACTGTCCTACAGCGTGCATGTCCTGGAGGCCCCGGGCCGGGCGCGGCTCACCGAAAACGCCGGGCGGCTGCTCCTGCGCGGCGGGGACGAGGCCGGACGCCTCGCGGCCCTGCGCGCCTGGGTCCAGGCCAAGGCCCGCGAAGTCCTCGGCCCCTGGCTGCGGGAGCTGGCCCTGGAGACCGGCCTGCACCCCTCGGGACTGCGCGTCCGCAACCAGCGCGGCCGCTGGGGCTCCTGTTCCCGGGCCGGGATCATCTCGCTCAACTGCAAGCTGCTCTTCCTGTCCCGCGACATGGCCGAGCTGGTGCTCGTGCACGAGCTCTGCCACCTGCGCCAGATGAACCACTCGGCCCGCTTCTGGGCCCTGGTGGAGGGCTTCCGCCCCGGCGGCCGGACCCGCGAACGCGGCCTGCGCCAAGCCTTCCGCTCCCTGCCCCCCTGGCTCGGACAATAA
- the budA gene encoding acetolactate decarboxylase, protein MRKALLILAVVLALAVPARAGGPGDRIFQVSVLPALLAGDYEGSLSTGDLLARGDFGLGTFQDLDGEMVVLDGVVWQVPSDGRVRRAPRGLGTPFAAVTFFEPDREVLVARAESLADLERQVDAALPTRNHFYALRIDGRMTRLAARSVPRQDKPWRPLAEVVREQTRFTLDGLEGTLVGLRCPAFVAGVNVPGYHWHFLSADRSKGGHVLDCALENARVRVDELTGLELRLPTEAGFTGLDISGDHSAATKAVEKTPGGKQ, encoded by the coding sequence ATGCGCAAGGCGTTGTTGATCCTGGCCGTCGTCCTGGCCCTGGCCGTTCCGGCCCGCGCCGGGGGGCCGGGCGACCGCATCTTCCAGGTCTCGGTGCTGCCCGCGCTTTTGGCCGGGGACTACGAGGGCTCGCTGTCCACGGGCGACCTGCTCGCCCGGGGCGACTTCGGCCTGGGCACCTTCCAGGATCTGGACGGCGAGATGGTGGTTCTGGACGGCGTGGTCTGGCAAGTCCCCTCCGACGGCCGGGTGCGCCGGGCCCCGCGCGGGCTGGGCACGCCCTTCGCGGCCGTGACCTTCTTCGAGCCCGACCGGGAGGTGCTCGTGGCCCGGGCCGAGAGCCTGGCGGACCTGGAGCGGCAGGTGGACGCCGCCCTGCCCACCCGGAACCATTTCTACGCCCTGCGCATCGACGGCCGCATGACCAGGCTCGCCGCGCGCAGCGTGCCGCGCCAGGACAAGCCCTGGCGGCCCCTGGCCGAGGTGGTCCGGGAGCAGACCCGCTTCACCCTGGACGGCCTGGAGGGGACCCTGGTGGGGCTGCGCTGCCCGGCCTTCGTCGCCGGGGTCAACGTGCCCGGCTACCACTGGCATTTCCTGAGCGCGGACCGGAGCAAAGGCGGGCACGTGCTGGACTGCGCCCTGGAGAACGCGCGCGTGCGCGTGGACGAGCTCACCGGCCTGGAGCTGCGCCTGCCCACGGAGGCGGGCTTCACCGGCCTGGACATCTCCGGCGACCACTCGGCCGCCACCAAGGCCGTGGAGAAGACGCCGGGCGGCAAGCAATGA
- a CDS encoding Hpt domain-containing protein: MSAAVRVDPSLAGILPRYLEICRAESAALLEAALNRDLESTRLLGHRLKGSGASYGLAEISRLGGEAEAASLAGDRARVLALSGELARYLENLDVICGEDACKS, encoded by the coding sequence ATGAGCGCCGCCGTGCGCGTGGACCCGTCCCTGGCGGGCATCCTGCCGCGCTATCTTGAAATCTGCCGGGCGGAATCCGCCGCCCTGCTGGAGGCGGCCCTGAACCGCGACCTGGAGTCCACGCGGCTCCTGGGCCACCGCCTGAAGGGCTCGGGGGCCTCCTACGGGCTCGCCGAGATCAGCCGCCTGGGGGGCGAGGCCGAGGCCGCGTCCCTGGCAGGGGACCGCGCCCGGGTCCTGGCCCTGTCCGGCGAGCTGGCCCGCTACCTGGAGAACCTGGACGTGATTTGCGGAGAGGATGCATGCAAGTCCTGA
- a CDS encoding glycosyltransferase, with product MQVLMLAINDPAGTAIQFCKALRRHAGVDARLCTLETRYTHSWEKDLHVPDLGPEGIAELGDLLRTADILHFHMTSDEFTAFGPYLPADFLAGKTVVHHHHGHHDFRSNPEKFRGKYRERGRANLLVSTPDLLRLLPEARWLPNLVPLDEPLLRPDPDRPERPFRLCHSPTRKDLKNTDELLAVVERLRAEGLDLDFDLIDDVPNAECLRRKRACHAVFDHMQGYYGVSSLEGLSQGLAVIAGLDDWCRGHVVEFAGAGDLPWVVARDGVELEAALRRLAADPELRRELGRRGREFMEQRWSDRIVARRLADWYGRL from the coding sequence ATGCAAGTCCTGATGCTGGCCATCAACGATCCGGCGGGCACGGCCATCCAGTTCTGCAAGGCCCTGCGCCGCCACGCGGGCGTGGACGCCCGGCTGTGCACCCTGGAGACGCGCTACACCCATTCCTGGGAGAAGGACCTGCACGTCCCGGATCTGGGGCCTGAGGGAATCGCGGAGCTGGGCGACCTGCTGCGCACGGCCGACATCCTCCACTTCCACATGACCAGCGACGAGTTCACGGCCTTCGGGCCGTACCTGCCCGCCGACTTCCTGGCGGGCAAGACAGTCGTGCACCACCACCACGGGCACCACGACTTCCGCAGCAATCCCGAGAAATTCCGCGGCAAGTACCGGGAGCGCGGCCGGGCCAACCTCCTGGTGAGCACCCCGGACCTGCTGCGCCTGCTGCCCGAGGCGCGCTGGCTGCCGAACCTCGTGCCCCTGGACGAGCCCTTGCTGCGGCCCGACCCGGACCGCCCGGAGCGGCCGTTCCGGCTCTGCCACTCGCCCACGCGCAAGGACCTCAAGAACACCGACGAGCTGCTGGCCGTGGTGGAGCGGCTGCGCGCCGAGGGCCTGGACCTGGACTTCGACCTCATCGACGACGTGCCCAACGCCGAGTGTCTGCGCCGCAAGCGGGCCTGCCACGCGGTCTTCGACCACATGCAGGGCTATTACGGCGTGTCCAGCCTGGAGGGGCTCTCCCAGGGGCTGGCCGTGATCGCGGGCCTGGACGACTGGTGCCGGGGCCATGTGGTCGAGTTCGCGGGCGCCGGCGACCTGCCCTGGGTCGTGGCCCGCGACGGCGTGGAGCTGGAGGCGGCCCTGCGCCGCCTGGCCGCGGACCCGGAGCTGCGCCGCGAACTGGGGCGCAGGGGGCGGGAGTTCATGGAGCAACGCTGGTCGGACCGGATCGTGGCCCGGCGGCTGGCGGACTGGTACGGGCGGCTCTAG
- a CDS encoding AMIN domain-containing protein, translating to MPVLFRRASRLFAVLLLALACAVSAWAEDKVYEVRMPVDLTVVPLDGVEPPLVSEPAPAPAPAPAPAEKAETDKKAEKKTADKGKAEAKKAPAAEAKAAPAAQAAKKPAAEPEKKPAAPVAEAAKPKLEPKAQPKAEAEKKASPAGTGIVREIQMAVRDGVFVLRVVTDRPVDAVTFLNFKNPRRLAVDIMGSWRRPGKAAISAADGPVKTVRVGEHPDRLRLVLDFRDAASGADVVPEIAKTPDGVTVAFPVKP from the coding sequence ATGCCCGTCTTGTTCCGTCGCGCCTCGCGCCTGTTCGCCGTGCTGCTGCTGGCCCTCGCCTGCGCCGTTTCCGCGTGGGCCGAGGACAAGGTCTATGAGGTCCGCATGCCCGTGGACCTGACCGTGGTCCCCCTGGACGGCGTGGAGCCGCCCCTGGTGTCGGAGCCCGCTCCGGCCCCCGCTCCCGCCCCGGCGCCGGCCGAGAAGGCCGAGACGGACAAGAAGGCCGAGAAGAAGACCGCGGACAAGGGCAAGGCCGAGGCCAAGAAGGCCCCCGCCGCCGAGGCCAAGGCCGCTCCGGCCGCCCAGGCCGCGAAGAAGCCCGCCGCCGAACCGGAAAAGAAGCCCGCCGCTCCCGTGGCCGAGGCGGCCAAGCCCAAGCTCGAACCCAAGGCCCAGCCCAAGGCCGAGGCCGAGAAGAAGGCCTCCCCCGCCGGGACCGGCATCGTGCGCGAGATCCAGATGGCCGTGCGCGACGGGGTCTTCGTGCTCCGCGTGGTCACGGACCGGCCCGTGGATGCCGTGACCTTCCTGAATTTCAAGAACCCCCGGCGGCTGGCCGTGGACATCATGGGCAGCTGGCGCCGGCCGGGCAAGGCCGCGATCAGCGCGGCGGACGGTCCGGTGAAGACCGTGCGCGTGGGCGAGCACCCGGACCGGCTCCGGCTCGTGCTCGACTTCCGCGACGCGGCTTCCGGGGCGGACGTGGTTCCCGAGATCGCCAAGACGCCCGACGGCGTGACCGTGGCCTTCCCCGTGAAGCCTTGA
- the pstB gene encoding phosphate ABC transporter ATP-binding protein PstB: MSRKIKVASEGLNFYYGEFKALDNISLEFEENQVTALIGPSGCGKSTFLRCINRMNDLIPGTRVEGRLTLGEEDIYAPGLDVVALRRRIGMVFQKPNPFPKTIFENVAYGLRVNGLKDKQVIEQRVVESLKQAALWDEVKDRLHSSALGLSGGQQQRLCIARALAVEPEVVLMDEPASALDPIATQKIEDLIHELKKNFTIIIVTHSMQQAARVSDRTAFFYMGRLIEVDRTKNMFTQPKNKQTEDYITGRFG, encoded by the coding sequence ATGTCGAGGAAGATCAAGGTCGCGTCCGAGGGCCTGAATTTCTATTACGGCGAATTCAAGGCCCTGGACAACATCTCCTTGGAGTTCGAGGAGAACCAGGTCACGGCCCTCATCGGGCCGTCCGGGTGCGGCAAGAGCACCTTTCTGCGGTGCATCAACCGCATGAACGACCTCATTCCCGGAACCCGGGTGGAAGGCCGCCTGACCCTGGGAGAGGAAGACATCTACGCCCCGGGCCTGGACGTGGTGGCCCTGCGCCGCCGCATCGGCATGGTCTTCCAGAAGCCCAACCCCTTTCCCAAGACCATCTTCGAGAACGTGGCCTACGGCCTGCGGGTCAACGGCCTGAAGGACAAGCAGGTCATCGAGCAGCGCGTGGTGGAGAGCCTCAAGCAGGCCGCGCTCTGGGACGAGGTCAAGGACCGGCTGCATTCCTCGGCCCTGGGCCTGTCCGGCGGGCAGCAGCAGCGCCTGTGCATCGCCCGCGCCCTGGCCGTGGAGCCGGAGGTGGTCCTCATGGACGAACCAGCCTCGGCCCTGGACCCCATCGCCACCCAGAAGATCGAGGATCTCATCCACGAGCTGAAGAAGAACTTCACCATCATCATCGTGACCCACAGCATGCAGCAGGCGGCGCGCGTGTCCGACCGCACGGCCTTCTTCTACATGGGGCGGCTCATCGAGGTGGACCGCACCAAGAACATGTTCACGCAGCCCAAGAACAAGCAGACGGAAGACTACATCACCGGACGGTTCGGCTAG
- the phoU gene encoding phosphate signaling complex protein PhoU — MEQRAHFHKKLEELKMQVLRMAALSEKAVHTSIKSYLEFDSDLAEDVIMGDIEINDLENAIDRFNLELLALDQPMAKDLRGIVGAMRITMNLERLGDEAVNLAHRALFLSTRPPLPYNQKMEQLTEVAKKMLSSALKSFVEEDSKLAEQVCAMDNEADELSIKILKQYINDMVTESRIVERGVHAIMAARHLERVGDLATNVAETVIFIVEGENVKHRCRG; from the coding sequence ATGGAACAGCGCGCCCATTTCCACAAAAAGCTCGAGGAGCTCAAGATGCAGGTCCTGCGCATGGCCGCCCTCTCCGAGAAGGCCGTGCACACCTCCATCAAGTCCTACCTCGAGTTCGACAGCGACCTGGCCGAGGACGTGATCATGGGGGACATCGAGATCAACGATCTCGAGAACGCCATCGACCGTTTCAACCTCGAACTGCTCGCCCTGGACCAGCCCATGGCCAAGGACCTGCGCGGCATCGTCGGGGCCATGCGGATCACCATGAACCTGGAGCGCCTGGGCGACGAGGCCGTGAACCTGGCCCACCGCGCCCTGTTCCTCTCCACCCGGCCGCCCCTGCCCTACAACCAGAAGATGGAGCAGCTCACCGAGGTGGCCAAGAAGATGCTCTCCTCGGCCTTGAAGAGCTTCGTGGAGGAGGACTCCAAGCTCGCGGAGCAGGTCTGCGCCATGGACAACGAGGCCGACGAGCTGTCCATCAAGATCCTCAAGCAGTACATCAACGACATGGTCACGGAGTCGCGCATCGTGGAGCGCGGGGTGCACGCCATCATGGCCGCCCGGCACCTGGAGCGCGTGGGCGACCTGGCCACCAACGTGGCCGAGACCGTGATCTTCATCGTCGAGGGCGAGAACGTGAAGCACCGCTGCCGGGGCTGA